AACGCGGCGCCTTGTTGCACGATATCGGCAAGGCCGTCAGTCACGAGGAAGAAGGCCCGCATGCCATGCTGGGTGCGGAGATTGCTAAGAAGTACGGCGAAAACGCCAAAGTGGTGAACGCCATTGCGGCGCATCACGAACAGGTTGAGCCTATTTGTCCGGAGACCGTGCTGGTGGCGGCGGCGGAAGCGCTGTCGGCGGCACGCCCGGGGGCCCGCCGTGAAGCGTTGGAGTCGTATGTAAAGCGGCTGGAGAAATTGGAGTCGCTGGCGACTGTCCACAAGGGTGTGCAGAAGGCCTATGCGATTCAAGCCGGTCGTGAGATCCGGGTGATTGTGAAGCAGGAAGATCTGACCGACCCGGAATGTTTTCAGTTGTCGCGGGATCTGGCGAAGAAGATCGAGCAGGAGCTGACGTACCCGGGCCAAATCAAGGTGACGGTGATCCGGGAGAGCCGGTTCGTCGATTTTGCGAAATGAGTACACGGTTATGAAAGTTCTGATGATCGGCGACATCATGGGCGAGCCAGGGCGTCGGTCCGTGGCTCGCCTCCTGCCGAAACTTATCGCCAACCATTCCATCGATGTGGTCGTAGGCAACGGCGAGAATGTGGCCGGCGGGTTCGGTATTACTCCTGACCTGGTGGACGACCTCTTTGATCTCGGGGTGTCGGTCATCACCACGGGGAATCATGCGTGGGACAAGAAGGAAATCCTCGACGTGTTTCCACGTGAGCCGCGTCTCCTGCGTCCTGCGAACTATCCCGCCGGAGTGCCAGGCCGAGGCAGTTATGTGTTTACCACGCCCGGTGGCGAGTCCTTGGGTGTCCTGCATTTGATGGGGCGGGCGTTTATGCCTACGATCGATTGCCCGTTTCAGGTCGCGAAGCGGGAGATTGAGTCTCTCAAGAAGCAGGTTTCGGCGATCGTGGTCGATATGCATGCCGAGGCGACCTCTGAAAAGATGGCGATGGGGCATTACCTGGACGGGTTGGTGACGGTTGTGGCGGGGACGCACACCCATGTGCAGACGGCTGATGAGCAAATCCTGCCGAAAGGCACGGCGTACATTACCGATATCGGTATGACCGGCCCGCTTCATTCGGTGATCGGAATTAAAAAAGAACTGGCGATCGAAAAGTTTCTCACCGGCATGCCGCGGCGCTTTGAAGTGGCCTCGGGTCCCGTCGTGTTCTGTGCGGTATTGATGGAGCTGGATGCCACGCTCGGCAAGGCTGTGTCGATCGAACGGATCCGAGTGGTGGATTGATCTGTTCGCCAAGCTATTTTCTCAGGCTCGGTAAGCTATGACCGGCCACACCCTTCCGCTCCCTCTGCTGCTTTCCGTCTCCGACGTGACGCGACTGATCCGCGATTCCCTGGAAGCCCAGTTCCGGGATATCTGGATCGAAGGCGAAATTACCAACCTTCGCGCCCCGTCTTCCGGACACCTGTATTTCACCTTGAAAGATGAGCAGAGCCAGCTTCGCGGGGTACTCTTTCGGTCCGGGGCCTCACGGCTGCGGTTCACGCTGCAAGAGGGGCTGGCGATTGTCGCGCGCGGACGCATTTCGGTGTACGAGCCGCGGGGCGAGTACCAACTGATCGTTGACTCGCTGGAACCGAAGGGCGTCGGTGCGTTTCAACTGGCGTTCGAGCAACTCAAGGAGCGGTTGGCGCGAGAGGGATTGTTCGACGAGGCGAGAAAGCGTCCTTTGCCTCCCTTCCCGCGCACGGTCGGCGTGGTGACGTCACGCACCGGGGCCGCGGTCCGCGATATTGTGGCAGTCCTCCGTCGCCGCTGTCCGGTCGCGAATATTCTCATCGCTCCCGTGCCGGTTCAGGGCGAGGGAGCTGCCGAGCACATTGCGGAAGCGATCACGACGTTAAGCGGAATGCCCCAGGTTGAGGTGATGATCGTCGGGCGTGGAGGGGGCGCCTCAGAGGACTTGTGGGCGTTCAACGAAGAAGTGGTCGTTCGCGCCATTGTGCAGTCGAAGGTTCCGATCGTGTCTGCGGTAGGGCACGAAATCGACGTGACCCTTGCAGACTTTGCCGCGGACTATCGGGCCCCGACTCCTTCGGCCGCAGCCGAGGCGGTCGTTCCCGTGCTGGAAGACATCGTCGAGCGATTAGGTGAGACCTCGAATCGTCTGGATCGAATCG
The window above is part of the Nitrospira sp. genome. Proteins encoded here:
- a CDS encoding TIGR00282 family metallophosphoesterase, with translation MKVLMIGDIMGEPGRRSVARLLPKLIANHSIDVVVGNGENVAGGFGITPDLVDDLFDLGVSVITTGNHAWDKKEILDVFPREPRLLRPANYPAGVPGRGSYVFTTPGGESLGVLHLMGRAFMPTIDCPFQVAKREIESLKKQVSAIVVDMHAEATSEKMAMGHYLDGLVTVVAGTHTHVQTADEQILPKGTAYITDIGMTGPLHSVIGIKKELAIEKFLTGMPRRFEVASGPVVFCAVLMELDATLGKAVSIERIRVVD
- a CDS encoding exodeoxyribonuclease VII large subunit — translated: MTGHTLPLPLLLSVSDVTRLIRDSLEAQFRDIWIEGEITNLRAPSSGHLYFTLKDEQSQLRGVLFRSGASRLRFTLQEGLAIVARGRISVYEPRGEYQLIVDSLEPKGVGAFQLAFEQLKERLAREGLFDEARKRPLPPFPRTVGVVTSRTGAAVRDIVAVLRRRCPVANILIAPVPVQGEGAAEHIAEAITTLSGMPQVEVMIVGRGGGASEDLWAFNEEVVVRAIVQSKVPIVSAVGHEIDVTLADFAADYRAPTPSAAAEAVVPVLEDIVERLGETSNRLDRIVRTLLEMQRHRFERSVGVMRDMRFRVQAHAQRLDELREGLTRTLTERLTLLHRGMVERQHALLAQGPHRRIQTALVVIPQLYKRLEQEARRGLMSRRQAVASYMMALDALSPLAILSRGYSVIQAIPSGRIVRLASEVAVGDVVQARLAEGRLLCHVNEVLPPSLP